The genomic window CACTTTTTCGGTTATGCCGATTAGTATATTAAATTTAACCGGCAAGTTTGCCGGTTAATGCATAAACCTCTTTAGACGAAGTCTCTGGTGTGGCCGCTGCGCCGTCATCTGCCCCGCGAAGTGTAAACCTGAGGAGGACTCGAAGATGTTTTTCTCGTTCGCATACGACGCCGACACCCGCCGTAGCGGCAATGAACGTACCGCGAGTACGCCGCCATGGAAGAGTCAGATCAATTCATGCTGGTTCCCAAATGCCCTGATGGCCAATCCGATATTTACTGGCTTGTACGATTCTCGTCCCGGGGATCCAACATACGAATGCCAAAGAAGGCTTGGATCCGAACGCTCCGCTTTCGGTATTCGTCTCGCGGCCGACCAGTGGCTCAATTGCGCCTTGGTAATTATCGGCATCAGACGCCAGCGTGTGAGCGCCAAGCGCCGAATGACTAGGCACCTCGATGACTGGTCTTTCAGGATTCGTGTGCGCCGGGTATATGCCGAAACATGGTCCTTCAAGCGGCGTGACGGTGAAGGGCCGCACGCGTCCCCACCCGTACGATCTCTCGCCGCCGATCTGTAAACGATTCAGAGCGCCGCGCCAGTTGAGTGTTGATCCCTCCCGTTCAAAGAGATATCCCGTGAGATACACCTGATCGCCGAAGCACGTGCGCGGCGCAATATACTCGACCTCATGCAAAGCGCCGTCGTCCGCGCTGTGGCCATCCTCAAGCGCGGTGCTCGCAAAACTGCTGAGGTAGAGCCACTCGAATTCGCGCCGGTTCCCGCCCCACGGCCAGAGGGGCACCTTGCCCGGAGTGGCTGAGATGAAGAAGTACGTCCACGCCAGTTCTTCATGAATCCGTCTTCCAACCTCGGCATAGTCCTGGCCGCCGGCATCGCGTGTGATGCGGGTCGTGAGAGCTCCCCAAATCGCCCGGCCAGGGACGTAGCGGCGTGTTGAGGCCAGATTTCCTATTCGTCTGTGCCCGACATGAAGCGGGGACAGAAGCTCGAGGACGATCTGATGTGCTTTCCACATCTGCCTATGCCCCAACCTGCGCCTTCAGGCTCTTTGCCGAATGCCTTGCGTAGATCAAGGCCTGCTCCCAAGTTTGTTTCACAAGCAAGAGGAGGTGCAGGTCCGAACAAATGTTCTTGATGACGAAATCGAGAATCTTGCGAAAATCGCCGGATTTCGTCAGGCTTATGGCGCCGAGCGTCTCAGCCAGATCGAGCAGGTTAGTCCGCACGGAAGTGGCCACGATGGAGGTCGAATCCTTCTCGCCGTTGATTTTCGAGCACAGGAATACGATGGCGGCGTAAGGGCCATTCTCCTGGATTACGCCAAGCGTCTTCGTAATCAGGTCTTCGGCAGCCTTGGCGGCTTGCTTCGTGGCTTCCACGTCCTTGAGGATCGCCTGCGCGGTCTTTGCGGCCCCCAGATCAAGATCGAG from Pseudacidobacterium ailaaui includes these protein-coding regions:
- a CDS encoding RAMP superfamily CRISPR-associated protein: MGHRQMWKAHQIVLELLSPLHVGHRRIGNLASTRRYVPGRAIWGALTTRITRDAGGQDYAEVGRRIHEELAWTYFFISATPGKVPLWPWGGNRREFEWLYLSSFASTALEDGHSADDGALHEVEYIAPRTCFGDQVYLTGYLFEREGSTLNWRGALNRLQIGGERSYGWGRVRPFTVTPLEGPCFGIYPAHTNPERPVIEVPSHSALGAHTLASDADNYQGAIEPLVGRETNTESGAFGSKPSLAFVCWIPGTRIVQASKYRIGHQGIWEPA